The nucleotide window CAGATCGATCGAGGATCTGGACCGCGCCAGGGACGCTGACGTCAATACCCGGGAGGTTATCTCAACCAAACAACATCCCTGCGCTGGGACCTGTTCTAGGTGTTGCTGACAGTGCTTTGAATGTTATAGGCTAACTTTTACCTACTCTTGCAAGGAGTCTGTTAGGTTTGGACTTTGACTGAAAAGAGTCCTTGCGCGACATGGACTATTCTATTGCTGGTTATATGTTACTAGACAGAGGCAGTCATGCACTAGGCTGCGCGTTTCAACATCTCATTTAGGCAAACAAGCAGGTGACCGCACGCTCGTGTATCATGCATCTTTCGAAAGGACATGGGTGGATCTGTAAAATGGGGTCTGGCTTGTCCAATATAGTGAGCAAGTCTTCGGTGATTCGTCTGGAAACGGGAGTGTTTGGACAGTAGCCGAGTCATTGCCCCACTCCAAGATATGATAACGATGCTCATACTAGGTTAAGCAGTATCTCTATATAGAAGGAAATATTGTATTACCTTTCAAGGTACCTCTGCGACTAAGTGGCTCAAGGTCCATATGCAGCGATGCAAGTATTGGATACAACTTGACCTCTAAGGTAATTGGTGGGTTCGCATTTTCATGAAACTGGTATGTGAATCCCATAACCTTGCCTTTGGTGTCTATAGCAGTTCATAGACGGGGTGTTAAGTTCGAGTAGTATTCCCTGCCGATAGAAGGGCATCTCGAGGAGAATGCAAATATGAACGGTTCAGGTGTAGGAAAGGCTTCTTTATTGATAACTAAGAAGTTTCACTCCGACAGGAAAGTGAAGATGGCATTGCATAGTGCCATGTGTCATATGCCATTGGATAGATAGTATTGGGAGAGGCGCCGAAGTATACGGAGGACCTTTGCAATCTGTGGGAACTACCCGAAGAGGCAGGCAGGAGAAGGCAAGTGTGGTGAttggtgcctgaggccaCAAGGCAGCCAGTGTTGTGACTTTTTGACTTTCCGTGAGTTTCCCCCGCCAAGCACGGCGAAATGAAGAATTTATCCAAAGAGTGGATGACTCCTTTCTGAACAGTAGTCAATAAGTCATTGGTGATAATGTTCTAACTAATCAGTTAGTGCAATTTTGCACCACTATCTTACGTGACATCTACTGTACAATCAAATACGAATAAATGTATTGATTGTGCTGCCCTTGATGCACGCCCTGCCAATGGCAAGACGGTTTGGAATCTGATGGAAAGAGGCTGAATGAGGGAGACTCTGAGCTATCCCCCCCCAAAGCGCGGACCACGTCAACCATATTCAAAAAGCATCCGTGGCATCTTCTTGCCTTGCACTTTCAACTCCACAGCTGGTGTTTGACAAGCCAGTGAATACAAATCACTGTatatccagcagctgcatTATTTGCATTCAGCCCAGTATTTGTCTCGCTTGCACTTGTGCCTGTGACTACTAGCACGTAGATGGCTGCGCTATTCCTCTTCTGCTTGGGCCTGTTCTGGCTTTAACTCCGATCATTATCTCCGAACACCCAATCGTTATCTCCGAAGGATATTATTCACAGCAGTCATTCCTGCCATGTCAATGTTCAGGCCCCCTGGAGAGGTATCATCCTCAGATTCGTCTTCGGACGCGTCCTCGGACGCAAGTCAACATGATATCTCTACGAAAGATTGCGTGCTCGCCCAAGGTACACAGCAGAATAAGGAAAATGGCATTGACGAATCTCGCCTTCTGCAGGACAATGCCTATCAAAATTATGAGGCTGATTCCAGCAAGGTGCTGGGGGGTGATACAAAGGGCCACTCGAACATGGTGACGGCTGCCCTTCTCGAATTCTACTGCCTTACCCGGGCGGCAGACATCCTAAACACACAGGCGGGCGCCAATGGACAGTACACGCGTGATTCGCCTGAAGTGCGATATCTCGGGAACCAATTGTACACTCACAAGTCTGCATTCCTATCCTCAGTAGGCGCGGTTTCTCAGGGTATTGAAGGAGATGAATGGGGAGCAACAAGACAGTATTATCGCGACAACCTTGATAGGTTGGGCATGTCTATGCTAGACAAACTCAAACTCGACGACGTCGGTGGACAGCCATCTGGAATCATAGCAGCAAACGATGCAGGCCCGGGCTTAGAGCAAAGTAAAGCTCTTCAGCCGTGGCCGACCAACCCAAGCTTGAACATGATACACCCCGGACCTAGTGGTGTTGGACTGCCAGCCGGCCAAAAGCAATTACTTGGCCATGAAAACGTCCCTGCCTCACGAAACTTTCCATTCGACCTTACAGCTTTGCTTAATTCGTCAACACATCTTCCAGGAAGCTCGACAGTTGGCTTGCCTCTGCTTCAGCCCAAACCACAACCGCCAAGCAGTCATTTGTCCCGTTACACTATGGAGTTTTCTGAGGTCAAAGTTCTGGGCCGTGGCTCCTTTGGCGAAGTATACCACGTCAAAAACCACATAGACGACCAGGACTACGCAATCAAGAAGATTCCTCTCAGCCAGCGACGACTTCAGCAGCTACAATGTGGCAGTCAGAATCAGCTGGAAAAAATTATGAAGGAGATTAGAACACTCGCTCGACTCGAGCATACCAATGTCGTTCGATACTATGGCGCCTGGGTGGAACGATCTCCCATTTCCGGTTACGCTACTTCGCTGCACGAGGAGTCTGAAGACATCAACTCTGCGCAGATGCAAAGCCGCACTTATAGCATGGGAATGACAGACAGTAAAA belongs to Aspergillus luchuensis IFO 4308 DNA, chromosome 3, nearly complete sequence and includes:
- a CDS encoding putative protein kinase (COG:T;~EggNog:ENOG410QE1U;~InterPro:IPR000719,IPR011009,IPR008271,IPR017441;~go_function: GO:0004672 - protein kinase activity [Evidence IEA];~go_function: GO:0005524 - ATP binding [Evidence IEA];~go_process: GO:0006468 - protein phosphorylation [Evidence IEA]), with product MSMFRPPGEVSSSDSSSDASSDASQHDISTKDCVLAQGTQQNKENGIDESRLLQDNAYQNYEADSSKVLGGDTKGHSNMVTAALLEFYCLTRAADILNTQAGANGQYTRDSPEVRYLGNQLYTHKSAFLSSVGAVSQGIEGDEWGATRQYYRDNLDRLGMSMLDKLKLDDVGGQPSGIIAANDAGPGLEQSKALQPWPTNPSLNMIHPGPSGVGLPAGQKQLLGHENVPASRNFPFDLTALLNSSTHLPGSSTVGLPLLQPKPQPPSSHLSRYTMEFSEVKVLGRGSFGEVYHVKNHIDDQDYAIKKIPLSQRRLQQLQCGSQNQLEKIMKEIRTLARLEHTNVVRYYGAWVERSPISGYATSLHEESEDINSAQMQSRTYSMGMTDSKSFGIVFEQSETSDVSQHSLQLDPESKGSGAYHRRQSHSSVGTHTSKASTTHGTGEDDEVETIPRNFSLASQDPLSTFGGTDDDIFTDGLSEDPSKLQIQRRYRSAAQLPAVVLHIQMSLHPISLSSYLNPQPSTNTEHDKTLPRRHCYHLVPSLKLMLDIISGVDYLHSKDIVHRDLKPANIFLCAPDKKQLDGCSPCASAHGPIYRYCHPRIGDFGLVADISHINDRPPDGSSTQPQDAEIHTVVGTEFYRPPFHASKAGMAERPRQHGKPASLYVIDETLDVYALGVILFELVYPLNTKMERQLVLTGLTRGPPGQTSTGPIFPEDFSHKLHMGSMTLTDGTSVAEYVMTCIKGMLEPDPQQRWRSPQIKKYLEKLLSQVQGLS